Within the Streptomyces sp. R41 genome, the region CGCCGGTCTGACCCGGTACGTCACCAAGGCGCACATCGCGCGTGCCGTCCTGGAGGCCACCGCCTGGCAGACCCGTGAGATCACCGACGCCATGACGAAGGACTCCGGCGTCGAGCTCGCGGCCCTCAAGGTCGACGGCGGCATGACCTCCAACAACCTGCTGATGCAGACCCTGGCCGACGTCCTGGACGCCCCCGTGGTGCGCCCGATGGTCGCCGAGACCACCTGCCTCGGCGCTGCCTACGCCGCCGGTCTCGCCGTCGGCTTCTGGTCCAACACCGAGGACCTGCGCGCCAACTGGCGCCGGGCCGCGGAGTGGACCCCGAACATGGCCGCGGAGACCCGCGACCGTGAGTACAAGAGCTGGCTCAAGGCCGTCGAGCGGACCATGGGCTGGATCGAGGACGAGGAGTAAGAACCCGCATGACCAGTCAAGCCACCCTGCAGTCCGTGCCTGCCCTCGGTACGCACCCGGCCTTCGGCGTAAGCCCGAGCCGCGCCGAGACCCGGGAGCAGCTTTCCAAGGCGACGTACGACCTCCTCGTCATCGGCGGCGGCATCCTGGGCATCTCCACCGCCTGGCACGCCGCGCAGTCCGGGCTGCGGGTGGCCCTGGTCGACGCCGGCGACTTCGCCGGCGCCACCTCTTCCGCCTCCTCCAAGCTTCTCCACGGCGGTCTGCGCTACCTGCAGACCGGCGCGGTGAAGTTGGTGGCGGAGAACCACTTCGAGCGCCGTGCGGTCTCCCGCCAGGTGGCCCCCCACCTGGCGAACCCGCTCACGTTCTACCTCCCCGTGTACAAGGGCGGGCCGCACGGCGCTGCGAAGCTCGGAGCGGGCGTCTTCGCCTACTCCGCACTGTCGGCGTTCGGCGACGGCGTGGGTCACCTGCTGAGCCCCTCGAAGGCCGCGCAGGACGTGCCCGAGCTGCGCACCGACAACTTGAAGGCCGTGGCCGTGTACGGCGACGACCAGATGAACGACTCCCGGATGGCCTTGATGACGGTCCGCGCGGCCGTCGAGTCCGGCGCCGTCGTCCTCAACCACGCCGAGGTCACCGGCCTGCGCTTCACCAAGGGCCGGGTCACCGGCGCCGACCTCAAGGACCGTACGAACGGCGAGGAGTTCGGCGTCAACGCCCGCCTCGTGCTCAACGCCACCGGCCCCTGGGTCGACCACCTGCGCAAGATGGAGGACCCGAACTCGGCGCCCTCCATCCGCCTGTCGAAGGGCGCGCACCTGGTCCTCAAGCGCACCTCCCCCTGGAAGGCCGCCCTCGCCACCCCGATCGACAAGTACCGCATCACCTTCGCCCTCCCGTGGGAGGACATGCTGCTGCTCGGCACGACCGACGAGGAGTACGAGGGCGACCCGGGCGAGGTCGCCGTCAACGAGAAGGACATAGCCCAGATCCTGGACGAGGCCGCGTTCTCCATCCGGGACCAGCAGCTGTCGCGTGACCTGATCACGTACTCCTTCGCGGGTCTGCGGGTGCTGCCGGGCGGTCCCGGCGACACGTCGAAGGCCAAGCGCGAGACGGTCGTCACGGAAGGCCGTGGCGGGATGCTGTCCGTCGCGGGCGGCAAGTGGACCACCTTCCGGCACATCGGCCGTACGGTCATGAAGAAGCTGGAGGCGCTGCCGGGCCAGCCGCTGGGCGAGGACTTCGAGCCGATCTCCCAGCTGCCGAAGAAGCTCCCGCTCCCCGGCGTCGCCAACCCGCGCGCGGTCGCCCACCGCCTGCTCGTCGACGGTCCGGCGCCCGGCCCGCGCATGGCGGCGGACACCGCCAAGCACCTGGCCACGCACTACGGCTCGCTGGCCTTCGACATCGCCCGCCTGGCGAACGAGAACCCCGAGCTCGGCGAGCGCGTCCACCCGGATGCCCCGGAGATCTGGGCGCAGGTCGTCTACGCCCGCGACAACGAGTGGGCCCAGACGGCCGACGACGTGCTGCGCCGCCGTACGACGCTGACGATCCGCGGGCTTGCCACGGACGAGGTGCGCGGCAAGGTGCAGGACCTGCTCGACAAGAAGTAGGCGTCCAGCGGCACTGGAGGGGCGGTTCCCACGGGGGGGAGCCGCCCCTCTCGCGTGTTCGGGCACCGGGGAAGGGCTTCCGGCACGCTGCCATACCGCGTACATACGCCCGCAATGTCCTGGAGCGAGAGTGGGAGGATGCCTCCGGTTCCCCTCTCCGTGCTCGATCTCGTGCCCATCTCGTCCGGCTCCGACGCTCCGACCGCGCTGCGCAATACCGTTGAACTGGCGCGTGCGGCGGAGGAGTTCGGCTATCGCCGCTACTGGGTGGCCGAGCATCACCTCAATCCCGGCGTCGTGAGCTCCGTGCCCGCGCTGGTGATCCAGGCCGTGGCGGCGGCGACCCGGGAGATCCGGGTCGGCTCGGGCGCCGTACTGCTCGGCCATCAGACGCCGCTGTCCGTCGTGGAGCAGTTCGGGATCCTCGACGCGTTGTTTCCGGGGCGGATCGATCTGGGGCTCGGGCGGTCGGGTCGGCCACGGAAGCCTCCCGCGGCGGTCGGTCCGGGTCAGGGCACCTTCACGGACGAGGGCCTGTATCTGCCGCCCCGCTTCACGGGCTTCGCCCGGCTCCTCCAGTCCCCGCGTTTTCGGCTCCAGTCGAGCCTGTTGCAGCAGCCCGGTGCCGAGGCTCCGGCGTACGAGGAGCAGGTTGCCGACATTCTCGCTCTGCTGGCCGGGACGTACGCCGACGAGGACGGCACCGAGGCGCGGGCGGTGCCCGGTGCGGGGGCCGACGTCGATGTGTGGGTGCTCGGCAGCAGCGCGGGCGAGAGTGCGGAAGTGGCCGGGGCGCGGGGGCTGCCCTTCGCCGCGAACTATCACGTCTCGCCCTCCTCGGTCGTGGAGGCGGTGACGGCCTACCGCAAGGCGTTCAAGCCGTCCTGGGCCCTCGCCGAGCCCTATGTCGCCGTCTCGGCCGACGTCGTGGTCGGGCCGGACGACGACACCGCGCGGCGGCTCGCGGCCGGGTACGCGCCCTGGGTGCGGTCCATTCGCAGTGGCGAGGGGGCGATTCCGTTTCCTGCGCCCGAGGAGGCGTATGCGCATCAATGGACGGACTCCGACCGGGAGTTGGTGGCCGATCGGGTCGATACGCAGTTCGTGGGGGCGGTGGGGACGGTTGTGGAGCGGTTGCATGCGTTGCGGCGGGCCACCGGGGCCGATGAGCTGGTGATCACCACCATTACGCATGATCACGCGGACCGGGTGCGCTCGTACGAGTCGCTGGCGCGGGCCTGGCAGAAGCCGGGGTGAGGGGGCTGGGTGGGGTTTCCTCGCCCCCTCCGCCCCTGCCCGTCCCGTCCCTGGGGGCTGCGCCCCCAGACCCCCGCTAAAAGATCGCGCAGTTCCCCGCGCCCCTAAAAAGGGGCGCGGGGAACTGCGCGACAAGCCCCCACCCACCCGCAGCCGAAAGGCTGGTCGGGACGGGCAGGGGCGGAGGGGGCGAAAACCATCCCCGTCCGATGCCACGTGCCTCTCCCCCGAAGGGACATCATGAAATTCCAGGTGCTCTCCATCATCGGTCACACCCCTCATCCGCTGAGCGGTGAACTTCCCTCGACCGCCGACCGGTTGGCGGAGGTCGTCGACGTCGGTGTGGCGGCGGAGCGGCTCGGCTATGACGCGTATGCGGTGGGCGAGCGGCACGCGGGGGCGTTTCTGTCGTCGTCGCCGACCGTGGTTCTGGGAGCGCTGGCGGCCCGTACCAGCCGTATCAGGCTGCTCACGGGCGTCACCGTGGTCGCGATCCTCGACCCGGTCCGGGTCGCCGAGGACTACGCGACGCTCGACCAACTCTCACGCGGGCGGATCGAGTTGGTGGTCGGCAAGGGCGCGGAAGCCGGGCACTTCGATCTCTTCGGGCTCGACGAGGAGCGGCAGTGGGATCTGCAGAAGGAGAAGTACGAGCTGCTGCGCCGGCTGTGGAGCGAGGAGAACGTCGACTGGGAGGGCGAGTTCAGGCCCGCGCTGAAGAACGTGACCACCGTGCCACGCCCGTACGACGGCCCGCCGCGCGTTTGGCACGGCTCGGCGACCTCGCTCAACTCCCCCGAGCTGGCGGCGAAGCACGGCGATCCGCTCTTCACGGCGAACGCCATCCAGCCGCGCGCCGCCTACGCCAGGCTGATCGACCACTACCGGGAGCGGTTCGAGGAGCACGGACACGATCCGGCGAACGCGCACGTGGCGGCGGGCTCAGGCGGGCTGCTCATCGCGGACACGCACGAGCAGGCGATCGCCCGGTACAAGGAGCTGTACGAAGCGAAGGTGCGGCAGTCGTTCAAGCCGCATCTGGAGGGCAGGGCGGGCTACAACACACCGTTCCGCACCATCGAGGACGCGATCGCCGACGGGCCGCAGCTCATCGGCTCTCCCCAGCAGATCATCGACAAGATCCTCGGCTATCACGAGGTGTACCGGCACGATCTCCAGTCGATCACCGTGGACGCCTACGGCCAGTCGACGGCCGAGCAGATCGAGACGCTGCAGCGGTTCGCGGAGGAGATCGCGCCGGTGGTGCGCCGGGAGGCGCCCTCCAGGCTGTGGGAGTGAGTGCCCGCACGACGGCGCGTACGTCCTCGGGGCCGGTCAACTCGGCCGTCTCCGCCCCGGCGAGGCCCAGGGACTCGGTCCAGCCGGGGACCAGGAAGCGGTCGAGGCAGCGTCGCTGGGTGCCGTCCGGCAGGCCGCCCTCGTCCACAAGGCGGCCGGCGACCCCACGGCTGCCGGCACCGGGCAGGTGGCCCTCACCTGATCCAACATCGGCTTCTCTGCCCCGTTCAGCCCACTGAACCCCCATAATGGCGTGAGACATCGGATGTCTGAGCGACAGGGAGGCCCGCCATGGCAGTCACCGATGAGGCGATCGAGAAGATCAAGGGAATGATCGTCTCCGGCTCGCTGCGCCCCGGCGACCGGCTTCCCAAGGAGAGCGAGCTTGCGGCCGAGCTGGGGCTGTCCCGCAACTCCCTGCGGGAGGCCGTACGCGCGCTGTCGCTCATCCGCATCCTGGACGTACGACAGGGCGACGGCACGTATGTCACCAGTCTGGATCCCCAACTCCTGCTGGAGGCGCTGAGCTTCGTCGTCGACTTCCACCGCGACGACACGGTGCTGGAATTCCTCGCGGTGCGCCGGATCCTGGAGCCGGCCGCCACGGCGATGGCGTCCTCGCGCATCAGCGAGCAGCAACTGGACGCGCTGACCGCCCAGTTGGACGCCCTTGGCGCGGCGCCCTCGGTGGAGGAGCTCGTCGCCTGTGACCTGGAGTTCCACCGGGGCATCGTGCAGAGCTCCGGCAACTCGGTGCTGTGCTCGCTCCTCGACGGCCTGTCCGGGCCCACGACCCGAGCCCGCATCTGGCGCGGCCTGACCCAGGAGGACGCGGTCAGCCGCACCCTGCACGAGCACCGGGCGATTCTCGCGGCCCTGCGGGACCGCGACGCGGAGGCGGCCCGCTCCTGGGCCACCGTCCACATCGCCAGCGTGGAGCAGTGGCTGCGCTCGACGCTGTAGTCCCCCGGCGAAGGCTCGTGGCCCCGGAAGACTCAGTCCTGCTTCTCGCCGCTCGCGAACCGCGAGATCACCAGCGCCACGATGATGATCGCCCCGTTGAGGAACTGGTTCCACAGCGCGGGCACGCCGCCCAACGTCATGACGTTGACGACGAGTTGCAGGGTCAGTACGCCGGTCAGCGCGCCGAAGAGGGTGCCCCGGCCGCCCTTCAGGCTGATGCCCCCGATCACCGCCGCCGCGAAGACCTGGAAGATCCATCCGTTGCCCTGTGTCGCCGCGACCGAGCCGTAGTGGCCGGTGTAGAGGACGCCGGCGAAGGCGGCGAGCAGGCCGCCGATCGCCAGGACGATCCAGGTGATGCGGTCGACCCGGATCCCGGCCGCGCGGGCGGCCTCCGGGTTGCCGCCGATCGCGTACAGCGCGCGCCCGTGCCGGAACCAGGCGAGCACACAGCCGCCGATCGCGAAGAGCGTGAGGCAGATCCAAACGGCGGCGGGCGCCCCGAGCCAGTCCGTCTTGCCCAGGTACCGGAAGGATTCCGGCACATCGGTGATCGACTTGCCCTCGGTGATGCCGATGTGGAGGCCGCGCAGCATGGTGAGCATGCCGAGCGTGGCGATGAAGCCGTTGACCCGCAGCTTGAGCATCAGGAAGCCGTTGACGCCACCGATCAGCAGGCCGGTCAGCAGGCAGAGGGGAATGGCCGTCCAGACGGGGAGCAGGCCGAGGCCCGCGAAACGCCCCCCGTGCGCCGGCAGCACCAGCCACATGGCGACGACCGGCGCGATGCCGATCGTCGACTCCAGCGAGAGGTCCATCCGGCCACAGATGAGGATCAGCGCCTGGCCCAGCACGAGCAGGCTCAGCTCGCTCGACTGCTGCACGACGTTGATGAGGTTCGTGGAGGTCAGGAAGACCGGCGAGACGATGTACCCGATCACCATCAGGACGAGGATCACGGGGACGAGCGAGAAGTCGCTCCAGCGCACATACCGCACGAACTGCAGAGATCGTTCCTTGGCGGCGGTCGGCGGCCGCAGGGTCTCCGTCATGCTCCCTCCTTCTGCCCGGTCACAGGGGACTCCCGCTCGCCCACGCCCTCCATGGCCGCCACCAGCTCCCGGTCGGTCCACCCGGCGCCGTACTCCCCCACCACTCGCCCGTGGAAGAGCACCAGCAGCCGGTCGCAGACCCGCAGGTCGTCCAGCTCGTCGGAGACGATCAACGCCGCCTGCCCCTCGTCGGCGACCCGTCGTACGACGGAGAGCAGGGCCTCTTTGGAGCGGACGTCGACCCCGGCGGTGGGGCGCAGCGCCACCAGGGCGTGCGGGCGGCGGGCCAGCGCCCGTGCCACGACGACCTTTTGCTGGTTGCCGCCGGACAGCCCCGACACGGGCTGGTCGGGTCCGCGGGTCTTGATGTCGAGCGAGCGGATCATGGAGGCCGCGAACTCCCGGGTGCGGGAGGGCAGTACGGTCCCCCAGGGGCCCAGCTGGTCGGCGACGGTGAGCGTGGCGTTCTCGGCGACACTGCGGCCGGTGACGAGTCCCTGGCGGTGCCGGTCCTCTGGGATGTAGCCGATGCCCGCCTCCAGGGCGTGCGGCACACTGCCGACCCGGATCGCTCGTCCACGGACGCGGATCGCGCCCGCCGTCGGCGTGCGCATGCCCACCAGCGTCTCGCCGAGCGCGGTGCCCCCACTGGCCGCCGCTCCGGCGAGGCCGAGTACTTCACCGGGGCGCACCGTGAAGTCGACGGGCTCGAACTCACCCTCCAGGGCGAGTCCTTGGGCCTCGAGGTGCGGTGGGACGTCGGCGCCGCCCGTCCGTCGCGGCTCCCAGTCGGCCATGGCCGACGCCTCCTCCCCCGTCATCGCCGCGACGAGGTCCGCCTTGGCCAGGCCCGCCACCGGCGCGGTCAGCACCCGGCGGGCGTCGCGCAGGACGGTCACGGTGGAGCAGAGCTCGTACACCTCCTGGAGGTGGTGCGAGATGTACAGGAACGCGACCCCGTGCGCCTGGAGGTCGCGGAGCTTGTCGAAGAGGCGCTGAATGCCGTGCGCGTCCAGCTGTGCGGTCGGCTCGTCGAGGATGATCAGCCGGGCGCCGAAGGAGAGCGCCTTGGCGATCTCGACGAACTGCCGCTGTTCGACCGTGAGTTCCTTGGCGCGTAGGCCCGGGTCGACGTCGACCCCGTACTCGGCGAGCAGCGCCCGCGCGCGGGCGCGAAGCCGCGGCCACCGGATGAACCGCCCGGCGAACCGGTTGAGGAACAGATTCTCCGCGACGGTGAGTTCCGGCACGACCATCGACTTCTGGTAGACGCAGGCCACCTTGGACTGCCAGGCCGCCGTGTCCCCGTACGGCGGCGCCGGCTCCCCGTCGAAGCGGACGGTCCCTGCGTCCGGGCGGTGCAGCCCGGTCAACACACTGACCAGTGTCGACTTGCCCGCGCCATTGCGCCCCACGAGCGCGTGCGACTCGCCGGGCCGTACGGTGAGGTCGACACCGTCGAGAGCGAGGGTCGGCCCGAAGCGTTTGCGGACGCCCTCGGCTTGAACTGCCGCCGCCCTCACGCTACTTGCCCAACTGATTGGCCCAGAGTTTCGGGTCGTCCACGTTGTCCTTGGTGACCAGCGGCGCGGGCAGCTGGTCCTCGTACCCGTTGGGGATCTTGATGATCATGGAGTCGTGATCGGTCGCGCCCGTCTTCACCTCGACGTCGTCCAGGGCCTGCTTCGCCCAGTAGAGCGCGTACTTGGCGTACAGGTCGGCGGGCTGCGAGACCGTCGCGTCGATCTTTCCCGCGCGGATCGCGTCCAGCTCCTGCGGGATGCCGTCATTGGAGATGATCGTGATGTGGCCCTTGGTCCCGGCGGGTTTGAGCAGCTTCTTCTGTTCGAGCAGAGCCAGGGTCGGCTCCAGGAAGACACCGCCGGCCTGCATGTAGATTCCGCTCAGGTCCGGGTTGGCGGCCAGCGTCGACTGGAGTTTCGCCGACGCGACCTCGCCCTTCCACTCCGTGGCCAGCTCGAAGACCTTGATCTTCGGATAATTCTTGGTCATGCAGGACTTGAACGCCTCGGATCGGTCCCGCCCGTTGATGGACGCCAAGTCGCCCTGGAACTCTGCGACTTTGCCCGTCCCCTTCAGCTGCTCGCCGAGATACTTGCAGGCCTTCTCGCCATACGCGCGGTTGTCGGCCCGTACGACCATGTAGACCTCGCCCTTGTCGGGGCGGGTGTCGACGCTGACGACCGGGATCTTCTTCTCCTGAAGGGTGTTGAGCGTCTCGGCGACCGCGCCGGTGTCCTGCGGGGCCATGATCACGGCCTTGGCACCCTGGTCGGTGAAGGTCTGTACGTTGGCCGCGAGCCGCCCGATGTCGTTCTGTGAGTTGGTCAGTGGCAGCGTGGAGAGCTTGTCGGCCTTGATGTCCTTCTTGACGTAGTCCTGGTAGGAGTTCCAGAAGTCGCTGTCGTTGCGGGGCATGTCGATGCCGATCTTGTCGCTCGACGAGCCGCCGCCCGAGTCCCGGTTGCAGGCGGCGAGCACGGTCGAGGCCAGCAGGGCGGCGCAGGCCAGCGCGGTTGTCGTACGCAGTCTCATCGGGTGCCACTCCCTTTCGACGTCTGCCAGACGGGCCCGTCCGGATAGGAATGCGCGGCGATCGACTCGGGGCGCATCCGGGCCGAGAAGCCGGGGGCGCTCGGCGCCCTGTAGCGGCCCGCCACGACGACCGCCGGGTCGGTGAAGTGCTCGTGCAGATGGTCGACGTACTCGATGACCCGGTCCTCGCGGCTGCCGGAGACCGCCACGTAGTCGAACATCGCCAGGTGCTGGACCAGCTCGCACAGCCCGACCCCGCCCGCGTGCGGGCAGACGGGGACCTGGAACTTCGCGGCGAGCAGCAGGATCGCGAGATTCTCGTTGACGCCGGCGACCCGGGCCGCGTCGATCTGCACGAAGTCGACGGCGCGGGCCTGCAGGAGCTGCTTGAAGACGACGCGGTTGGCGACGTGCTCACCGGTGGCGACGCGGACCGGCTGGCCGTCGCGGACGGCCGCGTGGCCCAGTACGTCGTCGGGGCTGGTGGGTTCCTCGATCCAGTGCGGCTCGTACGGAGCCAGGGCCGCCATCCACCGGACCGCCTCGCCGACGTCCCAGCGCTGATTGGCGTCGACCGCGATCCGCACGTCCGGGCCGACCGCCTTGCGGGCCAGGCGCATGCGCCGGACGTCCTCCTCGATGTCCACGCCGACCTTCAGCTTGATCTGGGTGAAGCCGTCCGCGACGGCGTGCTCGGCGAGGCGGACCAGCTTGGCGTCGTCGTAGCCGAGCCAGCCGGGCGTGGAGGTGTACGCGGGATAGCCGTCCTTGATCAGCTGCTCCGTCCGTCGTGCGCGGCCCGGTTCGGCGGCCCGCAGGACGGTCAGCGCCTCGTCCGGGGTGAGGGCGTCGCTGAGGTAGCGGAAGTCGACCAGGCAGACCAGCTCCTCGGGGGTCATCCCCGCGAGGAAGCGCCACACGGGCAGGCCCGCCCGCCGGGCCGCGAGGTCCCAGGCGGCGTTGATCACCGCGCCCGCCGCCATGTGCATCACCCCCTTCTCGGGCCCCAGCCAGCGCAGCTGAGAGTCGTGCGTGACCGCGAGATGGACGGCGGCGAGATCCGCCGCGGTACGAGGGACCGGGCGCCCGACGACATACGGGCGCAGCGCCTCGATCGCCGCGGCCACGACCTCGTTGCCGCGGCCGATGGTGAAGCAGAAGCCGTGGCCTTCCGATCCATCGGAGGTCTGCAGCACCAGATAGGCGGCGGAGTAATCCGGATCCGGATTCATCGCGTCCGAGCCGTCGAGCTGCTCCGAAGTGGGAAACCGGATGTCGTGCACCTCGAAGCCGGTGACGGTCTCGTCCATGCGTGCCCCTTGTCGCCCACTGAACATCGGACCTCTCGCGGTCATCCGACGTATAGCGCGGCCTCACGACAACGTCCAGGGTCCTCGGTGAAGTTGACCAAGGACAGCTCGGATGACTGAGAGGTGACCCAGGGCGGCGATCAAGAGTGTTCCCGGGCTCTCGGCGGGGCAGTGATCCGTTCACTCCCCCGTGCAAGGGGGCTGCGGAGGCCCCCTCGGAACGCCGTAAGGTTGGGGCGTACGCGAGGGCACGTCGGAAGGAGGCGCTGGGTGATCGAGCTGGAGGGGGTTCCCGAGCTGATCGACCCAGTCATGGTGGCCGCGTTCGAAGGCTGGAACGACGCCGGCGACGCCGCCTCCACCGCGGTCGCGCATCTGGACAGGGAGTGGAAGGGCGAGGTGTTCGCGGCAC harbors:
- a CDS encoding sugar ABC transporter substrate-binding protein, with product MRLRTTTALACAALLASTVLAACNRDSGGGSSSDKIGIDMPRNDSDFWNSYQDYVKKDIKADKLSTLPLTNSQNDIGRLAANVQTFTDQGAKAVIMAPQDTGAVAETLNTLQEKKIPVVSVDTRPDKGEVYMVVRADNRAYGEKACKYLGEQLKGTGKVAEFQGDLASINGRDRSEAFKSCMTKNYPKIKVFELATEWKGEVASAKLQSTLAANPDLSGIYMQAGGVFLEPTLALLEQKKLLKPAGTKGHITIISNDGIPQELDAIRAGKIDATVSQPADLYAKYALYWAKQALDDVEVKTGATDHDSMIIKIPNGYEDQLPAPLVTKDNVDDPKLWANQLGK
- a CDS encoding FAD-dependent oxidoreductase; its protein translation is MTSQATLQSVPALGTHPAFGVSPSRAETREQLSKATYDLLVIGGGILGISTAWHAAQSGLRVALVDAGDFAGATSSASSKLLHGGLRYLQTGAVKLVAENHFERRAVSRQVAPHLANPLTFYLPVYKGGPHGAAKLGAGVFAYSALSAFGDGVGHLLSPSKAAQDVPELRTDNLKAVAVYGDDQMNDSRMALMTVRAAVESGAVVLNHAEVTGLRFTKGRVTGADLKDRTNGEEFGVNARLVLNATGPWVDHLRKMEDPNSAPSIRLSKGAHLVLKRTSPWKAALATPIDKYRITFALPWEDMLLLGTTDEEYEGDPGEVAVNEKDIAQILDEAAFSIRDQQLSRDLITYSFAGLRVLPGGPGDTSKAKRETVVTEGRGGMLSVAGGKWTTFRHIGRTVMKKLEALPGQPLGEDFEPISQLPKKLPLPGVANPRAVAHRLLVDGPAPGPRMAADTAKHLATHYGSLAFDIARLANENPELGERVHPDAPEIWAQVVYARDNEWAQTADDVLRRRTTLTIRGLATDEVRGKVQDLLDKK
- a CDS encoding enolase C-terminal domain-like protein codes for the protein MDETVTGFEVHDIRFPTSEQLDGSDAMNPDPDYSAAYLVLQTSDGSEGHGFCFTIGRGNEVVAAAIEALRPYVVGRPVPRTAADLAAVHLAVTHDSQLRWLGPEKGVMHMAAGAVINAAWDLAARRAGLPVWRFLAGMTPEELVCLVDFRYLSDALTPDEALTVLRAAEPGRARRTEQLIKDGYPAYTSTPGWLGYDDAKLVRLAEHAVADGFTQIKLKVGVDIEEDVRRMRLARKAVGPDVRIAVDANQRWDVGEAVRWMAALAPYEPHWIEEPTSPDDVLGHAAVRDGQPVRVATGEHVANRVVFKQLLQARAVDFVQIDAARVAGVNENLAILLLAAKFQVPVCPHAGGVGLCELVQHLAMFDYVAVSGSREDRVIEYVDHLHEHFTDPAVVVAGRYRAPSAPGFSARMRPESIAAHSYPDGPVWQTSKGSGTR
- a CDS encoding FadR/GntR family transcriptional regulator, whose amino-acid sequence is MAVTDEAIEKIKGMIVSGSLRPGDRLPKESELAAELGLSRNSLREAVRALSLIRILDVRQGDGTYVTSLDPQLLLEALSFVVDFHRDDTVLEFLAVRRILEPAATAMASSRISEQQLDALTAQLDALGAAPSVEELVACDLEFHRGIVQSSGNSVLCSLLDGLSGPTTRARIWRGLTQEDAVSRTLHEHRAILAALRDRDAEAARSWATVHIASVEQWLRSTL
- a CDS encoding LLM class flavin-dependent oxidoreductase encodes the protein MKFQVLSIIGHTPHPLSGELPSTADRLAEVVDVGVAAERLGYDAYAVGERHAGAFLSSSPTVVLGALAARTSRIRLLTGVTVVAILDPVRVAEDYATLDQLSRGRIELVVGKGAEAGHFDLFGLDEERQWDLQKEKYELLRRLWSEENVDWEGEFRPALKNVTTVPRPYDGPPRVWHGSATSLNSPELAAKHGDPLFTANAIQPRAAYARLIDHYRERFEEHGHDPANAHVAAGSGGLLIADTHEQAIARYKELYEAKVRQSFKPHLEGRAGYNTPFRTIEDAIADGPQLIGSPQQIIDKILGYHEVYRHDLQSITVDAYGQSTAEQIETLQRFAEEIAPVVRREAPSRLWE
- a CDS encoding sugar ABC transporter ATP-binding protein, which codes for MRAAAVQAEGVRKRFGPTLALDGVDLTVRPGESHALVGRNGAGKSTLVSVLTGLHRPDAGTVRFDGEPAPPYGDTAAWQSKVACVYQKSMVVPELTVAENLFLNRFAGRFIRWPRLRARARALLAEYGVDVDPGLRAKELTVEQRQFVEIAKALSFGARLIILDEPTAQLDAHGIQRLFDKLRDLQAHGVAFLYISHHLQEVYELCSTVTVLRDARRVLTAPVAGLAKADLVAAMTGEEASAMADWEPRRTGGADVPPHLEAQGLALEGEFEPVDFTVRPGEVLGLAGAAASGGTALGETLVGMRTPTAGAIRVRGRAIRVGSVPHALEAGIGYIPEDRHRQGLVTGRSVAENATLTVADQLGPWGTVLPSRTREFAASMIRSLDIKTRGPDQPVSGLSGGNQQKVVVARALARRPHALVALRPTAGVDVRSKEALLSVVRRVADEGQAALIVSDELDDLRVCDRLLVLFHGRVVGEYGAGWTDRELVAAMEGVGERESPVTGQKEGA
- a CDS encoding LLM class flavin-dependent oxidoreductase translates to MPPVPLSVLDLVPISSGSDAPTALRNTVELARAAEEFGYRRYWVAEHHLNPGVVSSVPALVIQAVAAATREIRVGSGAVLLGHQTPLSVVEQFGILDALFPGRIDLGLGRSGRPRKPPAAVGPGQGTFTDEGLYLPPRFTGFARLLQSPRFRLQSSLLQQPGAEAPAYEEQVADILALLAGTYADEDGTEARAVPGAGADVDVWVLGSSAGESAEVAGARGLPFAANYHVSPSSVVEAVTAYRKAFKPSWALAEPYVAVSADVVVGPDDDTARRLAAGYAPWVRSIRSGEGAIPFPAPEEAYAHQWTDSDRELVADRVDTQFVGAVGTVVERLHALRRATGADELVITTITHDHADRVRSYESLARAWQKPG
- a CDS encoding ABC transporter permease produces the protein MTETLRPPTAAKERSLQFVRYVRWSDFSLVPVILVLMVIGYIVSPVFLTSTNLINVVQQSSELSLLVLGQALILICGRMDLSLESTIGIAPVVAMWLVLPAHGGRFAGLGLLPVWTAIPLCLLTGLLIGGVNGFLMLKLRVNGFIATLGMLTMLRGLHIGITEGKSITDVPESFRYLGKTDWLGAPAAVWICLTLFAIGGCVLAWFRHGRALYAIGGNPEAARAAGIRVDRITWIVLAIGGLLAAFAGVLYTGHYGSVAATQGNGWIFQVFAAAVIGGISLKGGRGTLFGALTGVLTLQLVVNVMTLGGVPALWNQFLNGAIIIVALVISRFASGEKQD